The following proteins are encoded in a genomic region of Candidatus Methylomirabilota bacterium:
- a CDS encoding PHP domain-containing protein: MGGPVDLHSHTTASDGMLPPRELVRLAARHGVRVLAITDHDSTDGLREAMAEAREHEPLTIVPGIEINCDVPGAEIHVLGYLIDWETEWFQHFLHAQRQERRARVSRIAERLTELGMPIDPEEVFALVKEGSAGRPHVARVMVEHGYVKSVREAFDRYLHAGGAANVPRRRLTPVEAVEVIRRARGVPVLAHPGLAGRDELIPELVSAGLMGLETYYPEHSAAQTALYRDMCTRLGLIATGGSDFHGPQIGHAAHPGTPAIPLAVWDELRAKAGEARRGAP; the protein is encoded by the coding sequence GTGGGCGGCCCGGTTGACCTCCACTCCCACACGACGGCGTCGGACGGCATGCTGCCGCCGCGAGAGCTCGTGCGCCTCGCCGCGCGCCACGGCGTGCGCGTCCTCGCGATCACCGACCACGACTCGACCGACGGCCTCCGCGAGGCGATGGCCGAGGCGCGCGAGCACGAGCCGCTCACGATCGTCCCCGGCATCGAGATCAACTGCGACGTGCCGGGCGCCGAGATCCACGTCCTCGGCTACTTGATCGATTGGGAAACCGAGTGGTTCCAGCACTTCCTGCACGCCCAGCGGCAGGAGCGGCGCGCCCGCGTCAGCCGGATCGCCGAGCGGCTCACCGAGCTCGGGATGCCGATCGACCCCGAGGAGGTCTTCGCCCTCGTGAAGGAGGGCTCGGCCGGGCGCCCCCACGTCGCCCGGGTGATGGTCGAGCACGGCTACGTGAAGTCCGTGCGCGAGGCGTTCGACCGGTACCTCCACGCGGGCGGCGCCGCGAATGTGCCGCGCAGGCGGCTCACGCCCGTGGAGGCCGTCGAGGTCATCCGGCGGGCGCGCGGCGTGCCCGTGCTCGCCCATCCCGGCCTGGCCGGCCGCGACGAGCTGATCCCCGAGCTGGTGTCCGCCGGGCTCATGGGCCTCGAGACCTACTATCCCGAGCACTCCGCGGCCCAGACCGCCCTCTATCGGGACATGTGCACGCGGCTCGGCCTCATTGCGACGGGCGGCTCCGACTTCCACGGCCCGCAGATCGGCCACGCTGCGCACCCGGGTACGCCGGCAATCCCGCTCGCCGTCTGGGACGAGCTCCGCGCGAAGGCCGGTGAGGCGCGCCGCGGCGCGCCGTGA